The Drosophila yakuba strain Tai18E2 unplaced genomic scaffold, Prin_Dyak_Tai18E2_2.1 Segkk58_quiver_pilon_scaf, whole genome shotgun sequence nucleotide sequence TAGCGAAttgcagcaacagttgcaggTATACGAAATCGGGCAGCGTCAAGAGACTTCGAAGGCAGACACAACTTTGGGGCCAGAAAGGAAGAAGCagaaattttcaaacatcatttgCCATTATTGTGGAAAGTCAGGGCACAAAATCGCAGACTGCCGCCAGAAGAAAAGTCGGGAATCACAATCATCGGGGAGCGGGCATGCTGGAGGCGTTGGTATGAAGCCAAAAGAGCAAAAGTCGAACGTAATATGCTATAAGTGTGGACAGGCTGGACACATTTCTACTGGGTGCTCTTTGATTGGACAAAGCACTGAAAAGAGAGTTAACATATGTTCGGTAATGGAACCAAAAGGTGTGCTCGTTCATTCTGGTGAGTTCGTTGATTTTTGCTTTGATTCCGGAGCCGAGTGTTCACTCATTAAGGAAAGCGCTGCTGGGAAATTCTCTGGAAAAAGACTTCATAATGTAGTAATGCTTAAGGGTATTGGAAACGATTCTGTATGTAGCTCTACGCAAATTTTGACCAATGTTACCATTAATGACTTTATCCTGGAAATGTTATTTCATGTCATTATGGACAAGTACTTGAAACACGATATCATGATAGGCAGGGAGATTTTAAGTCAAGGTTTCGGAGTGACGATTGAGTCAGACAGATTCTGCATTTATAAAGTAAAACTGATTAATGTTGTAACTGAACCCAAAAcatatgaaaattgtattaacGAAAATGTAGAGTTGAATGAAGCTGACAAGAGCCGTTTAATAAACGTCTTGAAACCATACATGCAACACTTTATCTCAGGAGTTCCAAAGACACAAGTTAACACAGGTCAGTTAGAAATTCGTTTAATAGATCCAAATAAAACGGTACAAAGGCGACCATATAGGCTTAGTGTAGATGAGAAGCAAACTGTTCGTGCAAAGATTGACGAGTTGTTGACGGCAAATATTATAAGACCGAGCTGTTCCCCATTTGCGAGTCCAATTTTATTGGTAAGAAAGAAAAACGGAACTGATCGCTTATGCGTCGACTATAGAGAGCTAAACGCTAATACAGTGTCGGATAAATTCCCATTGCCTCTTATCTCGGATCAAATTGCAAGGTTGCGTAGGGGAAGGTATTTTTCTTGTCTGGACATGGCCAGCGGATTCTACCAAATACCTATTCACCCAGATTCGATAGAGCGTACGGCATTTGTTACACCGGAAGGGCAGTTCGAATTTGTGGCAATGCCGTTTGGTTTAAAGAATGCTCCGTCTGTGTTTCAGCGGGCAATAATAAAAGCGTTGGGGCCACTTTCGTATTCGTATGTTGTGGTTTACATGGATGATGTATTGGTCGTGgccgaaactaaaatggaGGCAATTTCAAGATTACAGACAGTCATAGAAACTCTCATTCAAGCTggattctcatttaatttcgaaaaatgtacatttttaaaatcaaaattgagTATCTCGGTTACGAAGTAGAGGCAGGTGAGCTTAGACCTAATCCTCGAAAGTTGCAGGCATTAGTTGAATTGCCACCTCCGCAAACGGTCACGCAGCTAAGACAGTTTATTGGACTAGCATCATACTTTCGACAATTCGTTCCAAAATTCTCTGAAACCTTAAAGCCTCTATTTTGTCTTACTTCTAAAGACAATAATAGTTTTGATTGGAAGGAAAATCATGAAGCAGTGAGAAAGGAGATAATCTTTGCATTGACCCGTAGCCCGGTATTAACAATTTTCGATCCACAATATCCGGTTGAGCTTCATACAGATGCTAGCTCTGTGGGCTATGGTGCGATACTCATGCACAAGATAAACGATAAAAACCATGTTATTGAGTACTACAGTAAATGTACAACCCCAGCAGAGTCAAGGTATAATTCATATCTTTTGGAAACCCTGGCAGTATTTAACGCAGTGAAATATTATCAACATTATTTGAAGGGTATCAAGTTTACAGTATATACCGACTGTAACTCTTTAAAGGCAAGTCAACAAAAGATTGAGTTAGATGACAAGGTATATCGATGGTGGTTGTATTTACAATCTTTTGAATTCGATATTGTGTATAGGAAGGGAAAACGCATGGCGCATGCGGACTTCCTCTCAAGAAACCCGATAACGAAAAAGTTACAGTTTGCTGCCAAAGCTCCTGAAATGCGTGTAGATTTAACTGAATTGAGTGACACCTGGCTTATAGCTGAACAGCAGCGAGATCTCGAAATAACATCTTTAATCTCTAAACTACAAAACAATGAATTGAACGAGAGTCTTGCTAGTACGTATGAGTTAAGAGCTGGTTTGCTGTATCGTAAAATTCAGAGGAATGGTAGAACCCGTTGGTTACCTGTAGTTCCAAGGTCTTATAGGTGGGCTGTCATTCACCACATTCACGAGGCTATAATGCACCTTGGTTGGGAAAAGACTCTTGACAAAGTGTATAGCTGTTACTGGTTTGTAGGAATGACGAAATACGTACGAAAGTTCGTTGACAATTGCATCACGTGCAAACTATCGAAACCACAATCTGGGAAAATACAACAAGAAATGCATCCGATTCCTAAAATCGAAATACCCTTTCATACGGTACATATAGACATCACGGGTAAACTAAGTGGCAAGAACGACCAAAAAGAGTATATTATAGTCCTTATAGATGCGTTTACAAAATACGTTTATTTACACCATACTCTGAAGATAGATGCAGCCAATTGTATAGTATCAGTGAAGGCAGTTATTTCCTTGTTTGGTGTTCCATCCCGTATCATAGCAGATCAGGGACGATGCTTTGCGGGATCTGAGTTTAAGGAGTTTTGCTCTGTGCATAATATCgagttgcatttaattgccacAGGAGCTAGTCGAGCGAATGGACAGGTCGAGCGGGTAATGAGTACCCTTAAAAGTTACTAACGGCGGTGGAGATAGGCCAACGTTCGTGGCAAGAGCATTAAAAGAGGTTCAGTTAGCAATAAATTGCACAATCAATCGGGTCACTAAGTTTAGTCCGTTACAGCTTTTAATTGGAAAAGACGTAAGACCATTAGGGATGCTATCGAATATTGTTGAAGAAAATATGATAATCT carries:
- the LOC122319678 gene encoding uncharacterized protein LOC122319678, translating into MSKLRNRFWRRASVHEKREGSLGRIFVVHRRYFCDTTTSGTMAPTKGTGLAARGAKNTEEIDASTSEVGFDPPNSELRQILEQQNRNFMELLRTVQASAAPREPKTVFLPKYNPEAAGADPCAWSITADMIFTDNPLEGSALVIALSKALEGNASQWLSQICFPGMTWVEFKQLFTQRFVGVETAAATLLKLLEGRPGIGECMSSYASRLVTSLMTKMKNMEREELLVSVVLAHTAQLDSRLKKLVCTTNIKSRSELQQQLQVYEIGQRQETSKADTTLGPERKKQKFSNIICHYCGKSGHKIADCRQKKSRESQSSGSGHAGGVGMKPKEQKSNVICYKCGQAGHISTGCSLIGQSTEKRVNICSVMEPKGVLVHSGEFVDFCFDSGAECSLIKESAAGKFSGKRLHNVVMLKGIGNDSVCSSTQILTNVTINDFILEMLFHVIMDKYLKHDIMIGREILSQGFGVTIESDRFCIYKVKLINVVTEPKTYENCINENVELNEADKSRLINVLKPYMQHFISGVPKTQVNTGQLEIRLIDPNKTVQRRPYRLSVDEKQTVRAKIDELLTANIIRPSCSPFASPILLVRKKNGTDRLCVDYRELNANTVSDKFPLPLISDQIARLRRGRYFSCLDMASGFYQIPIHPDSIERTAFVTPEGQFEFVAMPFGLKNAPSVFQRAIIKALGPLSYSYVVVYMDDVLVVAETKMEAISRLQTVIETLIQAGFSFNFEKCTFLKSKLSISVTK